The Alkalihalobacillus sp. TS-13 genomic interval AGAGCAACAACATTGCGTATTGAAAAACATTTTAACCAACAACGCGATCGTTTCCATGAAATGATCGAGAACCATGTATCCGAACAGAGCTCATGCCAGCTGCTGAAGTCAGAGGGATTGCTGATCGATACGCCGTCGATTGAACCCGAATGGCCAAGTAAAACGTATGCAGAGCTGGAACCCTCATTGAAAAAGTTCAAAAATCCAAAGCAATTTTTTGAAGGGAACGGAAGAGAAGTCCTACGCCACGATCTCTCTGAACAAGTCCAGCCGTTGTTGCAATCGATCGTCCAAACCTACACGGATCAATTCACTGCATTTTATACTGAAGGTCTTGAAAAAGAAATGGATATCATGAAGCAGCAATTCATCGAAGAAATCGAACAATATTATGCTGGTATCCTTGAAGCGTTCGCCTCAAAGGAACAGCTTGATGAGTTGATCGAAACAAGACAAAAGCTAGAGGCCAATATGAACCAAGGAATTGAGGCAAAACATTGAAGAATAGCCGGTTCCATTGCTGCGCCACTTGTACCCATTTTAAGGTCAAAAAAGGCGATGACGGGGTCCGATACTTCTGCAGCAGGCTAGGATATGAGACGAAACCTGATTACCGCTTCAACTGTTGGACACCAAAAGAAAACGTCCAAAAATTGATTGAAAAAGAAAAAAAGAAACAGTAGGAGGAATCACATTGTCAGTCCACCAAGATATATCGAAGCATAGTAACGATCAACACGAAAGAGTACGCCTCTTTTCCGAGCTTGATCAAAAGCGTGAACAATTGATCGAAAAAGCACTTGGGAAATGTAAAGAGGAAAAACCATTTGAACAAGAATTGAACGAAATCAACAAAGTGACAGATGAAATCAATGATATTGCACGAAAAGGCATCGTCCCGCAACGGAAGAACGTAACGAAAGAGATGGTCGAGGAGTATTGCAAGCGAAACTGAATTTTTAGCAATACTGTTATCTGGACAAAACCCTGATTTATCTGGACAAAAATCCGAACTATCGAGACAAAATCACGAATGATCTGGACAAATTTTTGATTTATCTGGACAAACTGCAAAATAGTAGGACAACCACATATCAAGGTTATATGAAAATGGCTTTCCGACATCAGAAAGGATGTTCAGGAAAGCCATTTTCTATAAAGGCGTGTAAAGGAAAATCGCAATCTATAAAGAAGTAAGGATAAATGACATTCGAAGGTAAAAAGGAGCGTCTTTTTAATGAAAGAGATGAAAAATCTTCACTCAATAGAAGAGGTGGATAATTTTATAGAAGTGAACCGATTAAGCTTCATCTACATTTCTCGTACGAACTGCAGCGTCTGTCATGCATTGCTTCCTAAAGTGAAAGAAATGATGACCCAGTATCCCGAAATCAGACTGGCCCACGTAAATGTTGATGATGTTGAGGAAATTGCTGGCCATCTATCAATCTTCACTGTGCCTGTCCTCCTTTTAAATGCAGAAGGGAAAGAGATGATCCGGGAAGCAAGATTCGTACAGATGGACCAATTGAATGATAAAATAAGCAGAATCTATGAATTCAATACATAGGTCTGGGGAGGGATGAAGTCATGTACACTGGCATAATGCTTTATCCGAGGTTCAGTGAATATGAAGTATCCGTACTATTATCGATTTTAAAACAAGGTGAGAAATCGATCATTCACATCGGGTTGGATAAACAGGTGGTGAAAGGGGAAGCAGGGCTAAGTTGTGTCCCAGATGTTCGAATCGATGAGGTGGATGTCAGTGCACTCGACAGTATCGCCCTCCCTGGGGTCGATGATTTCAGACACCTTGTCGAACACCCTGAACTTATCACTTTCCTTAGAAAGTTACAAAATAAGAAAATCTGGCTCGGTGCCATATCAAGTGCACCTTATTTGTTATCAATGAGCGGTTTGCTCGATGGGAAAAAATATACGACTGGATTGACTGAAGAACAGCGTTGTTTCCTTGGTACGTTCAGCAAAGCGGATTTCATTGAAGAGCCAGTAGTCGTTGATGACAATCTGATCACCGCAAGAGGTTCTCATTTTATAGAGTTTGCGATTGAATTTGGAAAAGCACTAGGATTGGATTTCGATGAAAGCTGGTATAAGAATTAGATAGCGTTGTGAGGTTATTATATCTGCTAGTAGCATAATATGAGGTTTTAAACTCAATCCTGTAATAAGGAGTGAATTAAGTTGTGGATGAATACGATATTCGGTTTGATCATACCCTGGATTACTGGAATCTACCTGATCAAAAAAGATTTGAAGATTTTACTGTTAATGGCACCATTCGCTTCGGTCGTCGCTTTTACTTTTGACGTCCTCGGGTTTCACTTGAAGTTCTGGAGGATCAGTCCAGAGCGAGAGATTGAGACAATTGTGGCACTTCCGATGTATTTTGGTGTCTATCCGATATTAGCAGCTTATTTGTTTTTCTTCATCAAACGTTCCGATCTCAACCGATGGATCTGGATCTTTGCCGTCACCCTGATTACGACGATTATCGAGTTCATAGGCGTTTTAATAGGCATGGTCCATTACTTCAATGGCTGGAACATTTGTTGGACATTCGTTTCTTATCTATTGGCTTATCTCGTTTGCTATTGGTATTTCCTTATCTTAAAAAAACATGTGGATGTATAAAAGAGAGGGTGACCTATATTGGGTCACCCGTTATCTGTTTAAATCAACCTATTCATGATTTAAGTTTGCTAACAAACCGCTCCAATCGATCGAGTCCGTCTTTCAGCTGATCTTTATGGTAAGCATAGGAAATCCGGATGTAGTTGTCACCGTAATCTGAGAAGGCAACGCCTGGTACGACCGCAAGCTTTTCCTCTTCCAACAATTTTGCAGCAAAATCCCAGGACTTCATGCCGAATTGCTTGATAGAAGGGAACAAATAGAACGCCCCGGTTGGTTCATATGTTTCCAGTCCGATTTTTAACAGTCGCTCATAGCAATAGTCCAAACGTTCCTTGTAAATTTCACGCATCGGA includes:
- a CDS encoding thioredoxin family protein; the protein is MKEMKNLHSIEEVDNFIEVNRLSFIYISRTNCSVCHALLPKVKEMMTQYPEIRLAHVNVDDVEEIAGHLSIFTVPVLLLNAEGKEMIREARFVQMDQLNDKISRIYEFNT
- a CDS encoding CBO0543 family protein, which translates into the protein MNTIFGLIIPWITGIYLIKKDLKILLLMAPFASVVAFTFDVLGFHLKFWRISPEREIETIVALPMYFGVYPILAAYLFFFIKRSDLNRWIWIFAVTLITTIIEFIGVLIGMVHYFNGWNICWTFVSYLLAYLVCYWYFLILKKHVDV
- a CDS encoding DJ-1/PfpI family protein; translated protein: MYTGIMLYPRFSEYEVSVLLSILKQGEKSIIHIGLDKQVVKGEAGLSCVPDVRIDEVDVSALDSIALPGVDDFRHLVEHPELITFLRKLQNKKIWLGAISSAPYLLSMSGLLDGKKYTTGLTEEQRCFLGTFSKADFIEEPVVVDDNLITARGSHFIEFAIEFGKALGLDFDESWYKN
- a CDS encoding DUF2533 family protein, which produces MSVHQDISKHSNDQHERVRLFSELDQKREQLIEKALGKCKEEKPFEQELNEINKVTDEINDIARKGIVPQRKNVTKEMVEEYCKRN